In Podospora pseudopauciseta strain CBS 411.78 chromosome 3, whole genome shotgun sequence, one genomic interval encodes:
- a CDS encoding hypothetical protein (COG:A; EggNog:ENOG503PBW9): MAGDLPGATCAKRRSRKVPYTTLCHLSTIAMAQSRPIMRFGKSRNEFCKILFIIDMNSAVDDVANRIVRLYQELGRKKKTNQRWKNIDS, encoded by the coding sequence ATGGCAGGCGATTTACCCGGTGCCACCTGTGCAAAAAGAAGATCACGTAAGGTACCTTACACAACCCTATGCCACCTTTCTACGATCGCAATGGCCCAGTCGCGTCCGATCATGCGCTTCGGCAAGTCCCGCAATGAGTTCTGCAagatcctcttcatcatcgatATGAACAGCGCAGTGGACGATGTTGCCAACCGGATTGTCCGCCTCTACCAAGAGCTcggaagaaagaagaagacgaatCAACGATGGAAAAATATTGACAGCTGA
- a CDS encoding hypothetical protein (EggNog:ENOG503P9U1) — translation MPSLLRAFQLGCESYISSASFRKPTVLLASPSFGRWNHGHMTMRYRTGHTAGMPQDEDGPFAPEEREKIRRLLQQGYGLSDVFRLEDHISRRSRMVFDAMVEEDKELASLVRKRKRGKWSDEEKEHLIKLTNNRRRIDIESIARQIGRGPGAIRYQLRLMAKEKSAELGNDTVYLSAALLDKALGKEKQSILEARMCQIIDRLLEEGDATTQWRTILSAKSAEAWVATILALIPTPVKHILAAPRPPTAADWRSLAWQDTSLFGVYAWVLKRGRGSGLNPLRVEDYVYIGSATKYAHGLSGRALQHREGRYWESGPRLSDRIKQRGLSRITGHFATLLVMEPASSKIEDIIKAQELVVFTEAIFTIWFGALTETESAGVTDRAGQHRRLHSLSPWVHTQRFNYRGLCSHNPLRLDLEPRGGTCSSCPMENTEPRQSGPVADNRATEG, via the coding sequence ATGCCGTCCCTCCTAAGAGCTTTCCAACTAGGCTGCGAGAGTTACATCTCCTCAGCATCATTTCGAAAGCCTACTGTCTTGCTGGCTTCTCCCTCATTTGGAAGGTGGAATCATGGCCACATGACAATGCGTTATCGTACTGGCCACACAGCCGGTATGCCACAGGATGAAGACGGCCCCTTCGCTCcggaggagagagaaaaaataCGGAGGCTTCTACAGCAAGGTTATGGGCTTTCTGATGTCTTTCGCTTGGAGGATCATATCTCGCGGCGCTCCCGAATGGTATTTGATGCTATGGTGGAAGAAGATAAGGAGCTGGCGAGCCTGGTGCGGAAGCGGAAACGTGGGAAATGGTCGGATGAAGAGAAGGAGCACCTAATCAAACTCACCAATAATCGCCGAAGAATTGACATCGAATCCATCGCACGCCAAATCGGTCGAGGACCAGGAGCCATTAGATACCAGTTACGGTTGATGGCAAAGGAAAAGAGTGCGGAACTGGGAAATGACACCGTTTATTTGTCGGCAGCGCTTTTGGACAAAGCTCTCGGAAAGGAAAAGCAATCCATCCTCGAGGCACGAATGTGCCAAATCATCGACCGActgctggaggagggcgacGCTACAACCCAATGGAGAACCATCTTAAGCGCCAAATCGGCAGAAGCTTGGGTGGCAACCATTCTCGCGTTAATTCCGACACCGGTGAAGCACATCTTGGCCGCCCCCAGGCCGCCCACAGCTGCAGATTGGAGGAGCTTGGCTTGGCAGGATACCAGCTTGTTCGGGGTCTATGCGTGGGTTCTCAAGCGTGGCCGGGGCTCCGGCCTTAACCCACTTCGAGTAGAGGACTACGTCTACATAGGTTCAGCCACCAAGTATGCCCATGGATTGTCTGGGAGAGCGCTTCAGCATCGTGAGGGACGTTATTGGGAGAGCGGCCCTCGTCTCAGTGACCGGATCAAACAACGTGGCTTAAGCCGTATCACTGGACATTTTGCTACTCTCCTTGTAATGGAGCCGGCGTCTTCCAAAATTGAGGATATAATCAAAGCACAAGAGCTCGTGGTATTTACCGAGGCAATCTTTACTATCTGGTTTGGGGCGCTCACAGAGACCGAGTCGGCTGGCGTGACTGACCGCGCGGGGCAACACCGTCGTCTCCACTCCCTGTCTCCCTGGGTTCACACGCAGCGGTTCAATTACAGGGGACTGTGTTCTCACAACCCTTTACGTCTTGATTTGGAGCCCCGGGGAGGAACCTGCTCATCTTGCCCTATGGAAAATACTGAACCGCGTCAATCCGGGCCAGTGGCGGACAACAGAGCAACGGAGGGTTGA
- a CDS encoding hypothetical protein (COG:S; EggNog:ENOG503P0R3), translating to MSSRPRRSAAQRATVKITDLADRDNKDNERTMSSRSSNRRSGNGIASVSRRPGSSPTGPADADQHIHLTVKTSSSKLRQATSGTSSNNNNNNSNNNSKRKAIPSTSTTRPGSSGGKRTRGGGNRYVIESSEGDDVDEEEEDEDEEEEEPKQEIEVKGNSNRSGLRNDLENDDDEEDEEEEEEEEDEDEDMDDGDDMDIDAEGEEDDDEDVDMSIAPPPPAIKVTKPQRGVAVPASKAKTTPVKAKPAIHYADDDDDEELSELESEPEDITMGVDAEEEEEEEEEEEEEDAEGEEEDIDAEGEEEIVVDDEDAEGGEDDDLDSELGSRGGTPDLSKLTARQRAKLGEASHEYLKLSDEVQAKKVFTAEELSMRRAEMARRRRNLSEKRNEEVKMETINKLLKKQAPKTNRKNALLAAGGYDTPDGTAEAAPRADPMFVRWVNNKDGSKVSVPDEILAGPAGRVFIKGGLASGRMVEEVS from the exons ATGTCGTCCCGGCCGCGTCGCTCGGCCGCTCAGCGCGCCACCGTGAAAATCACTGACCTCGCCGACAGAGATAACAAGGATAACGAGCGCACCATGTCGTCACGCTCGTCCAACCGCCGTTCAGGAAACGGCATCGCCTCTGTGTCGCGGAGACCCGGATCCTCCCCCACCGGTCCTGCAGATGCCGACCAGCATATCCACTTAACAGTCAAGACCTCATCTAGCAAGCTTCGCCAGGCCACCAGCGGGacaagcagcaacaacaacaacaacaacagcaacaacaacagcaaacgGAAAGCTATCCccagcacctccaccacccggcCAGGATCTTCAGGAGGGAAACGGACCAGAGGAGGCGGAAATCGCTATGTTATCGAAAGTAGCGAGGGCGACGACGtagatgaggaggaggaagacgaagacgaggaagaggaggagccgaAACAGGAGATTGAAGTTAAGGGAAACAGCAACCGTTCCGGTCTCCGAAACGACCTAGAAaatgacgacgatgaggaagacgaagaggaggaggaagaagaagaggatgaagatgaggataTGGACGATGGGGATGACATGGACATTGATGctgaaggggaagaggacgatgatgaggatgtcgaCATGTCCATtgctcctccgccgcctgcTATCAAGGTCACCAAGCCTCAGAGGGGCGTGGCTGTCCCTGCCAGCAAGGCAAAGACCACGCCTGTCAAGGCTAAACCGGCTATTCACTAcgctgatgatgacgatgatgaggagctTAGTGAGCTGGAGAGCGAGCCGGAGGATATTACCATGGGAgttgatgccgaggaggaagaggaggaggaagaggaggaggaggaggaggatgctgagggggaggaggaggatattgatgccgagggagaggaggagattgtggttgatgatgaggatgctgaagggggggaggatgatgatctGGACAGCGAGCTGGGGAGCAGAGGGGGAACACCAGATCTGTCAAAACTCACGGCCAGACAGAGGGCTAAGCTTGGAGAGGCATCTCACGAGTACCTTAAGCTGTCTGATGAGGTCCAAGCGAAGAAGGTTTTCACCGCCGAGGAGCTGTCCATGAGACGTGCCGAGATGGCCAGACGGAGACGGAATCTGAGCGAGAAGCGGAatgaggaggtcaag ATGGAAACcatcaacaagctcctcaagaAGCAAGCGCCCAAGACAAACCGGAAGAATGCGCTTCTTGCCGCGGGTGGGTATGATACCCCGGATGGCACCGCCGAGGCTGCCCCCCGTGCTGATCCCATGTTTGTGAGGTGGGTCAACAACAAAGACGGAAGCAAGGTGTCTGTTCCGGATGAGATATTGGCTGGACCTGCTGGGAGGGTTTTCATCAAGGGTGGTTTGGCTTCGGgcaggatggtggaggaggtctCTTAG
- a CDS encoding hypothetical protein (COG:S; EggNog:ENOG503P30P), protein MTDADKKPDPEVPAATEPAVLETPPTNIEPSTNTEAESSTAPAPEKTREATLEQARIFLKDTETQKATAAQKTEFLKSKGLSDSDIQDLLKEVTQDAPHLDQQPRLTTTTSFLPKEDRPPIVTYPEFLTTPSRPPPLITPNIFLNTVYAFTGLSTLIYGTSKFVLEPMVTSLTASRIELATAANDNLSKLVTKLEETVSQIPTYPSHDQDHSPRQSLDMQSQYDDPTELFHRDIGIQTEDTPRSSLNLSTPLFPGNAKETATNYQARRLSGLVKSLRQVNEGLASQSEGYADVKTVLEVMRDDLEGLARETSGEVYGGYNMYGARQERDDEIRRAKENIRRVKGVLLSSRSFPGDRSGVVTAGQGRRGGFGIGGR, encoded by the exons ATGACCGACGCCGACAAGAAGCCAGACCCAGAAGTCCCCGCGGCCACAGAGCCCGCCGTGCTCGAGACGCCCCCGACAAACATCGAGCCATCAACAAACACCGAAGCTGAGTCTTCCACTGCACCGGCGCCAGAGAAGACGCGAGAAGCCACCCTCGAGCAGGCGCGCATCTTTCTCAAAGACACCGAGACCCAAAAGGCGACCGCAGCACAAAAAACAGAGTTTCTCAAGAGCAAAGGGCTGTCGGATAGTGATATTCAAGACCTCCTAAAGGAAGTTACCCAAGATGCGCCA CACCTCGACCAACAACCACGcctaaccaccaccacctccttcctcccaaaaGAAGACCGCCCCCCCATCGTCACCTACCCCGaattcctcaccaccccctcccgccccccacCCCTAATCACCCCAAACATCTTCCTCAACACAGTCTACGCCTTCACGGGGTTGTCAACCCTCATCTACGGCACCTCCAAGTTTGTCCTCGAACCCATggtcacctccctcaccgcctCGAGGATTGAACTCGCCACAGCAGCGAATGATAACCTCTCCAAATTGGTCACCAAGCTAGAAGAAACCGTTTCCCAAATCCCAACCTACCCCTCCCACGACCAGGACCACTCCCCTCGTCAGTCACTAGACATGCAATCCCAATACGACGATCCAACCGAGCTGTTCCACCGCGACATTGGCATCCAGACAGAAGACACACCccgctcctccctcaacttgTCTACTCCCCTCTTTCCTGGGAACGCAAAAGAAACGGCTACGAATTACCAGGCCAGACGTCTGTCTGGTCTGGTCAAGTCTTTGAGACAAGTTAATGAGGGGTTGGCGAGCCAGTCGGAGGGTTACGCGGATGTGAAGACGGTGCtggaggtgatgagggatGATTTGGAGGGTTTGGCAAGGGAGACGAGCGGGGAGGTGTATGGGGGGTACAACATGTACGGGGCGAGGCAGGagagggatgatgagattAGGAGGGCGAAGGAGAATAtcaggagggtgaagggggtgcTGTTGAGCAGCAGGAGTTTTCCGGGGGATAGGTCGGGGGTTGTCACGGCTGGGcaggggcggaggggggggtttgggattggggggaggtAG